One stretch of Terriglobales bacterium DNA includes these proteins:
- a CDS encoding phosphatidylserine decarboxylase family protein, with product MVRDGIYYGLGFTVAAVIVAWLTVPWAGLLPLVLAAFFLWFFRDPERQIPATAGALVSPADGKVTDVSTIEVEGVPRKRISIFLSVFDVHVNRSPIAGTIRKVEYRTGTFHNAMGAASSESNEQNIVTVEGEGHTVVFKQIAGLLARRIVFTRKVGDRVARGERVGMIKFGSRTDVIFPVESEVAVKVGEHVAGGRSILAILPVAPAGATGSEAKLAAVPAGGRR from the coding sequence ATGGTGCGCGACGGTATCTATTACGGGCTGGGCTTCACGGTGGCCGCGGTGATCGTGGCCTGGCTGACCGTCCCCTGGGCCGGGCTGCTGCCCCTGGTCCTGGCGGCCTTCTTCCTCTGGTTCTTCCGCGATCCGGAACGTCAGATCCCGGCCACGGCGGGCGCGCTGGTGTCACCCGCCGACGGCAAGGTCACGGACGTTTCCACCATCGAGGTCGAGGGCGTTCCGCGCAAGCGCATCAGCATCTTCCTGAGCGTCTTCGACGTGCACGTGAACCGCTCGCCGATCGCGGGCACGATCCGCAAGGTCGAGTACCGCACGGGTACCTTCCACAACGCGATGGGCGCGGCGTCGTCGGAGAGCAACGAGCAGAATATCGTGACCGTGGAGGGGGAGGGGCACACGGTGGTGTTCAAGCAGATTGCGGGGCTGCTGGCGCGGCGTATCGTATTCACCAGGAAGGTCGGCGACCGGGTAGCGCGCGGCGAGCGGGTGGGCATGATCAAGTTCGGGTCGCGCACCGACGTCATCTTCCCGGTCGAGTCTGAGGTCGCGGTGAAGGTCGGAGAGCACGTCGCGGGGGGAAGAAGTATCCTGGCGATCCTGCCGGTGGCGCCAGCCGGCGCAACTGGGAGCGAAGCCAAGCTGGCGGCTGTTCCCGCGGGAGGACGCCGATGA
- a CDS encoding DUF465 domain-containing protein — translation MASPVRDQLLSHHDEFRRLAQEHAQYAQRLDSLIQKRFLSEDEKLEEVRLKKLKLRLKDQMEAIEQAFRRDHQVA, via the coding sequence ATGGCTTCTCCCGTACGCGACCAGTTGCTTTCCCACCACGATGAGTTCCGCAGGCTCGCCCAGGAACACGCGCAGTACGCACAAAGACTAGATTCCCTGATCCAGAAACGCTTTCTCTCCGAAGACGAAAAGCTGGAGGAAGTGCGTCTGAAGAAGCTCAAACTTCGCCTCAAGGACCAGATGGAGGCGATCGAGCAAGCGTTCCGCCGCGACCACCAGGTCGCGTAA